The following nucleotide sequence is from Microbacterium imperiale.
CACGATCGCGCCGTTCTGGGAGGCGCCGATCGACGAGCACGTTCGGGTCGTCGAGACCAACCTCGCGGGGGCGATGCGCGGCGCTCACACGGCCCTGCGCCGCTTCATCGCGCAGGGGTCGGGTGTGCTGGTGAACACGGCGTCGGTCGAGAGCGTCGTGCCGCTGGCATACCAGGCGTCGTACGCGGCGACCAAGGCCGGGGTGCTCAGCCTGACCCGGACGTTGCAGCAGGAGCTGCGGCTGACGCAGGTCCCGGGCGTCTCGGTGGCCGCGGTGCTGCCGTGGGCGGTGCGCACGCCGTTCTGGCGGCACGCCGGCAACCACGCCGGCCGGGCGCTGCGCATGCCGCTCATGGACGAACCGGAACCGGTCGTCGATGCGCTGCTGTCGGCCGCCGTCGCGCCGAAGGTCGCGCAGCCCGCCGGGTGGAAGGCTCGGGCCTCGCTCATCGGTGCGCGGCTCGCTCCGCGCCTGACGACCCGGCTCGCGGCCGACCTGACTCACGCCCGGCTTCGCGGCGGCAAGACCACACCGCCGAGCTCCGGCGCGGTGCTCCGGCCCCTCGGCGATCCCGCGACGGTCGCCGAGACGCCGCGCCGCTGAGCGGTCGGCGCCCGCGGGCGCCGACCGCCTCTGGCTCAGCGTCGGGAGACGATGCGGCGCAGCACGCGGAACGCACCCCACGCGGCGAGCACCCACGGCCCGGCGACGAGGATCGGGTCGAGCCAGGTGTGGTGCCGATCGACGCGTCCCCGCCCGAACCGGGACCGAATGGGATGCCGCCGTGCCTCGGCCAGCACACCCGTCTCGGTGATCGGGTTGTCGGGACGCGCGCTCGCGAACGACCGCAGGTGCGCGCCGATCGCTTCGACGCGGTCGCCCACGATCAGCAGCAGCCAGTGGGCGGCGCGCCCCTCGCTGAAGCGGTCGTACGCCAGCTTGCGGATCCGGCCCGATACACCGTGCAGTGGCTGCGCGGTACCGAACACGGGCGTCAGGAACGCGTGCTCGATCGAGCGTTCCCGATCCGAATCGAGTGCTTGCCGCGGCGGCATCCCGCGTCCGACCGCCGCGTCGTCGATCTTCTCGACGACGCCCGAGGGGCGGTCGGCGGGATCCAGGTCGACGCCCCAGCCGGGGATCCGCGCGCGCAGCGCCGCACGGTCGGGGGCGGGCCGGGGGACGCTCGCGGTGTAGGGGATGGGCGTGTTCGAGGAGTTCGAGCTCATGGATCAGCCTTCCGACGGGACGACGACGGTCTTGACGCAGTCATCGAGCTTGGACGAGAACATGTGGTACCCCTCGGCGATGTGCTCGAGCGGGACGCGGTGCGTCACGAGGTCGCCGGGGGAGATGTAGCCGGCGCGGATGTGCTCGAACAGTCGCGGCCACTGGCGCTTGACCGGCGCCTGGTTCATCCGCAGCGTCAGGCCCTTGTTGAGCGCGTCGCCGAACTTCACGGCGCTGAACAGCGGACCGTATGCACCGATCACCGAGACGCGGCCGCCCTTGCGGGCGCCGTCGATGGCCCAGTTCAGGGCGATGGGCGACCCGCCCTGCAGCTTGAGCTTGGCCGAGGTGATGTGCTGCGTGACGTTGCCGTCGGCTTCGGCGCCCACCGCGTCGATGACGACGTCGGCCCCGAGATAGTCGGTCATCTTCTTCATCTGCACGACGATGTCCTTGTGCTCCGAGAAGTTGACCGTCTCGGCGTGCGCCAACGTCCGCGCCTTCTCGAGGCGGTAGTCGAGGTGGTCGATGGAGATCACCCGGCCCGCGCCCATGAGCCACGCCGACTGCGCCGCTGCGAGACCGACCGGACCTGCTCCCAGGACCACGACCGTGTCGCCCTCGACGATGTCACCCAGCTGCGCGCCGAAGTACCCCGTCGAATACGCGTCGGTCAGCATGAGCGCGTCTTCGTCCGACATCCATTCCGGGATGACGGTGGGCCCGACGTCCGCGAAGGGGACCCGCACTCGCTCGGCCTGGCCGCCGTCATACCCGCCGGCGGTGTGCGAATAGCCGTAGATGCCGCCGACCGCGTTGGCGTTGACGTTGTGGCAGTTCGAGAACAGACCGCGGGCGCAGAAGTAGCACGAGCCGCAGTAGATGTTGAACGGCACCATGACGCGGTCGCCGACGGCGAGGTTGGTCACGGCCCCGCCGAGCTGCTCGACGACGCCGATGAACTCGTGGCCGAACGTGTGGCCGATGCGGGTGTCGGGCATCATGCCGTGATACAGGTGCAGGTCCGAACCGCAGATCGCCGCGAGGGTCACGCGGATGATCGCGTCATGCGGATGCTCGATGCGCGGATCGGGCTTGTCCTCAACCCGCACTTTGTACGGACCGCGATAGGTCATGGCTTTCATCGATCGCCTCTCTGCCAGTGATCCCGATACCTTGCGGGGCGTCGTCCGCTGTGGCACACGGGGTGGACGCGGCCGCATGCGCGGGCTATCGTGCCGTTCACTCGGCGCGGTCGTCACGGCGCCGGCTTGCACACCGCGCCGACGTCGGTCAAGGCGCTCGGAGGATGCTGCGTCACGCCCCTAGCGTCTCGTCGTACCCCCGAGGAGTTGTATGAGCACCGCCACCGAGACCGTTCCCGTCGGCCACGCCATCGGCGAGGCCCTTCCCTTCTCGCCCCGCGGCCCGGTCAGCGCCATGCTCATGCGTGAGCTCGTCGAGCCGGTGACGGTGGGCCTCCCGCCCGACACGGGCGATATCGTCGGCCGCGCGCTCGCCGAGACGTCCGACATCCTGCACGACGACGACCTGCAGCTGAGCCTCTTCCTGATGTACGCCCTCAGCTACGGCTCGCTCGCCGCGCTCGATGCGACGTGGGAGTGGGAACCGTCGCTCCTCGCGGTGCGGGCGCGCATCGAACGCGCTCTCGAGGCAGCGGTGCGCCGCATCGCCGATGTGGCCGACGCGCCGGCGCCCGAGCGGGATGCCGTCGCGCGCTGGCTGTTCGAACTCACCGCCCCCACGGCCGGCCCGGGGATGTCGCGCTACGTCGCGAAGAAGGCGACGCTCGAGCAGCTGCGCGAGTTCCTGATCCACCGCACGGTCTACACGCTGCGTGAAGCCGACCCGCACTCGTGGGCGATTCCGCGGCTGACGGGGCGCCCGAAGGCGGCGCTGGTCGAGATCCAGTCCGACGAGTACGGCGCGGGCGACCCCGAGCGGGTGCACGCGGCGATCTTCGCTCGGACCGTGCGCGGCGTGGGCCTCGACGACACCTACGGCGCCTACATCGACCAGGTTCCGGCGATCGTCATCGCCAACCACAACGTGATGTCGATGTTCGGTCTGCACCGCCGGCTGCTCGGGGCGGTCATCGGCCACCTCGCCGCCTTCGAGATGACCTCGTCGATCCCGAACCGCTCGTACGGCGACGGATTCCGCCGTCACGGGTTCGGGACCGACGTGACCTGGTATTTCGACGAGCACGTCGAGGCCGACGCCGTCCACGAGCAGATCGCCGGACGCGATCTCGCCGGCGCGCTCGCCGAGGACGAGCCCGCGCTGATGCCCGACATCCTCTTCGGCGCACGCGCGTGTCTCGCGCTCGACGACCTCATGGGCGACCACATCCTGGGCAGCTGGGAGGCGGGGCACAGCTCGCTTCGGCAACCGGTCACGGCACCGGCATGACCGTACGGCAGGCAGCCGAGTACGTGCTGCCGCTGCGGTGGGATGACGCGACGGAGGCCGTCGCCGCCGTCGAGCTGGGGGAGTACCTCGCCTGGCTCGCCTCACGCGTCGATGTCACCGTCGTCGACGGCTCGCCGCCGCAGCTGTTCGCAGCGCATCGTCGCGACTGGCCGGCCGTGCGGATCATGCCGCCGTCCGTCCCCGGCAGGAACGGCAAGGCGCGCGGTGCGATGACGGGGATCCTCGTCGCGCGACACCCGCGCATCGTCATCGCCGACGACGACGTGCGCTACGACCAGCCCGCGCTCGACGCGGTGCTCGACGCCCTCGAACGGGCCGACGTCGTGCGGCCGCAGAACGTGTGGACCAGACGCCCCTGGCACGCCCGGTGGGACACCGGCCGGACGCTCCTCAACCGCGCGTGCGGGGGCGACTACAGCGGCACCGTGGGCGTGCGGGCCGAGCTCGCGCGCCCCGGCTACGACACCGACGTGCTGTTCGAGAACCTCGAACTCGAACGCACCGTCCGTGCCCGCGGCGGACGCGTCGTCGTCGCGCGCGGGCTCTACGTCGGGCGCCACCCCGCGTCCGGTCACCGCTTCGGCGAGCAGCGCGTGCGCCAGGCCTACGACAGCTTCGCGCAGCCCCAGCGCCTGCTGGTGGAGCTCGCGCTCGCACCGGTCGCGGTGACGCTGGCACGGCGGCATCCGTTCGGTCTCGCTGTCGCTGCGGGCGCGATCGTCGCTGCGGCGGAGGTGGGGCGACGCCGCGACGGCGGAGCGGAGGTCTTCGGGGCGACCGATGCGCTGTGGGCGCTGCCCTGGGCAGGCGAGCGGGCGATCACGAGCTGGATCGCGGTGTGGTGGCGGCTGCGCGGCGGCGTGCCCTACCGCGGAACGAAGCTGCGACGAGCGGCGAACTCCCTGCGGCGACTGCGGAAGAAGGAGAGACGATGACCGAGCGCAAGAGCGAGACGACGAGGATCACGGCGTACCCCGACGGGCCCCTGATCGTGCGCGGCGAGATCGATCTGCGCGACGACGCGGGCAACCCGATCCCGTGCACCCGCCGGACGGTCGCCCTCTGCCGGTGCGGAGTCAGCGCGATCAAGCCGTTCTGCGACGGCACGCACAAGCTCGTCGGGTTCACCGCCGACTGATCCCGGAACGCCGCAGCGGGCGGGATCCGAAGACCCCGCCCGCCGCTGGTCGTACGCCGCGACGCTCAGAGCTTGTCGCGGATGACGCCCTCGGCCTTGTCGATGATGTTCGGCTTCGCGTCCGTCCCGTAGAGCCGGGGGTCGGGCTGCGTGGGCGGCGGCATGGGAACCGACGTGTCGGGACCGTCGAGGTACGTGAACTCGCCCTTGCCGTCCGGCGTCGGGCCCGAGGCCCACGAGCCCTCCGCAGCGGCGGCGCCGTCCGAGAAGTTGATGTACTTGTACGAGTGCTCGCGCGCCTCGTTCGACAGCGGGAAGTTCAGCGGCACGGGAATGTCCTCCACGCCCTCTTCGCGCAGCTCCTGAGCGGCACGGATCCACTGGTTCTGGTGCATCGTGTCGCGCGCCAGGAGGAACGAGAGCATGTCCCGGACGCCCTTGTCGTCGGTCATGTGGTAGATCCGCGCGACCTGCACGCGGCCCTGCATCTCCGCGTTCGCGTTGGCCGTGAAGTCGGCGAGAAGGTTGCCGCTGGCCGTGACGTACGAACCCTGCCAGGGGTTGCCGTTGGAGTCGACGGGGCGTGCGCCGGCACCGGCGACGATCGCGGCCTGCACGTCCATTCCGCCGATCACGGCCCCGAGCACCGGGTCGGACTTCGCCGCAGCCTCGGACTGCTCGGCGGGGGCCTTCTCGAGCAGCTGGGCGATCATGATCGCGAGCATCTCGACGTGGCCGAACTCCTCTGCGCCGATGCCGTAGAGCAGGTCGCGGTACTTGCCCGGGATGTGGGCGTTCCAGGCCTGGAACCCGTACTGCATCGCAACGGTGATCTCGCCGTACTGACCGCCGAGCACCTCCTGCATGCGGCGCGCGAAGATCGCGTCCGGCTTCTCAGGGCGGGCTTCGAACTGCAATTCCTGACGATGAAAGAACATGTCACCTCCTGGGGATTGCCGAACGCCGAAATGCGCCGACGCCGCGAACGTATGGCGGGCAGCGGACGCCTGCCACGGGCCTTGACGCGTCGCCCTTCCGGTGCGACCATCACGCCCGCGCGCATCCGTGACCGGCCCTGCGCCGCTGTCAACCCCCGGGTGTTCCGCCGCTCCGCTTCAGAGGATCGGCGCGACCGAAGGAGAAGCCATGACCGATCATCGCCCCCGGGTGACCGCAGTGGCGGAGGGTGTGCTCCAGCTCGAGCGCGGCGGCGTCAACGCCTATCTCATCGCCTCGGACGACGGGCTCGTGCTCGTCGACGCCGGGTTGCCGCGCACCTGGCCGCTGCTCGAAGAGGCTCTCGCGTCGATCGGCGCGCGCGTCGCCGACATCGATGCGCTGCTGCTGACGCACGGTCACTTCGACCACGTCGGCATGTGCGACCGTCTCGTCGACGAGCACCACCTCGTGCCGAGGGTGCACGCCGGCGACGAGGAGCTCGTGCGGCATCCGTACCGCTACGCGCACGAATCGGCGCGCTTCCCGTACCCCTTCCGCTATCCCAGTGCGCTGCCGATCCTCGCGCGCATGGTCGCCGGCGGAGCCCTCGGGGTGAAGGGCGTCCAGGCCGAGCCGACGATCGTCGCCGGTGAGACGATCCCGCTCGCGGGCGGCATCCGTCCCATCTTCACTCCCGGCCACACCGACGGTCACTGCGCGTTCCTGCTCGAACGGCAGGGCATCCTGCTCACGGGCGATGCGCTCGTGACCCTCGACCCGTACACCGGCCGCACCGGGCCGCGGGCCGTCGCCCGGGCCGCCACGGCCCGCAGCGAGGAAGCGCTCGCGTCATTGCTGGTGCTGGGGGAGACGAACGCCCGTCTCGTGCTGCCCGGTCACGGTGCCGCGTGGGACGACGGCGGCATCCGCTCGGCCGTGACGATCGCGCGCTCCCGCGGCGTCGACTGAGGCGCCCGCGCGGTGCCTCGCCGCCGGGGCGGTGTCAAGCCCCGTGAGGCCGCGTCGCAGACCGGGTCGAGTGGACCCAACGACCACGACAGAAAGGGATGACCATGGAACCCCAGCAGCAGAACGTCCCGGGAACCGACCAGGAGATGACGCCCAAGCCGGACTACGGCGAGAGCAGCTACCGTGGCTCGGGTCGACTGGCCGGCAAGCGCGCCCTGATCACCGGAGGCGACAGCGGCATCGGCAAGGCCGTCGCCCTCGCGTACGCCCGTGAAGGTGCCGACGTCGCGATCAGCTACCTCAACGAGCACGAGGACGCCGAAGAAGCCCGTCGCTTCGTCGAAGAAGCCGGGCGTCGCGCGGTGCTCATCCCCGGCGACATCTCCGACCCCGCGCACTGCCGCGAGGTCGTGCGCCGCACCGTCGAGGAGCTCGGCGGACTGGACATCATCGTCAGCAACGCGGCCTACCAGATGAACCGCGAGACCCTCGAAGAGATCCCCGACGAGGAGTGGGACTTCACGTGGGCGACGAACGTCGACGCGTACTTCCACATCGTCAAGGCGGCGCTTCCCCACCTCGGACCCGGTGCATCGATCATCGGCTCCAGCTCGGTGCAGTCCGACCAGCCGTCGCCGAACCTGCTGCCGTACGCCGCGACGAAGTCGGCGATCGCCAGCATCACGGCATCGCTCGCGCAGATGCTGGGCGAGCGCGGCATCCGGGCCAACAGCGTCGCGCCGGGACCGATCTGGACGCCGCTGATCCCCGCCACCCTGCCGGAGGAGGCCGTCGAGAGCTTCGGCGAGCAGACCCCGCTCGGACGCGTCGGACAGCCGGCGGAGCTCGCGCCCGCCTACGTGCTGCTGGCCTCGGACGAGGCGTCGTACATCTCGGGAGCCCGCCTGGCGGTCACCGGCGGCAAGCCCATCCTCTGAGCGCAGCGGCCGTCGCCGTTCGTTCATCGAACGCTCGCCCGTGGTTCACACGCCACGGGCGAGCGGGGCCCGACGATGGATCGCACCCGTCGCCGTCCCGGAAGGCCCGCCATGACCGCTCCGCTTCGCGTCCTCACCCTGACCGAGGGCTTCTTCGCGGGAGGAGCGCGCATCCTCCACAGCGACGTCGTCGCGGGGCTGCATGCGAGCGGAAGCCAACGTCACAGCGTGCTCGCGATCGCGTCGCGGGCTCGGCGCGAGGCGACGGTGCAGCCGATGGCCGCCGACCCCCGCTACCGCTCGCTGCGGGCGTCGGGCGTGAGCATCACGTCGCTCGGCAAGACCGCCGGCGGCGTTCCGCACGCACCGCATACGTTCTCGTCGCGGCAGCTGCGTACGGCGTCGCGAGCGATCGCCGCCGCCGATGTCGTCCTCTCGCTCAAGGAGCAGCCGCTCGGTCTGCTGCTGGCGCTCGACGAGGCGATGATGCTGCCCGACCGCCCCGTCGTCGCGTGCCTGCACCGCTCCGATCCGGAGCACTCGGGCGAGGCGCTGACCTGGCTGCGCACGAGCGCGGAGCGGGGCATCGTCACGGCGTCCGTCTCGTGTGCGCACGCCACCGACGCCGCGTATGGTCCCGCGCTCGCCGGGGCCGCGCGCCACACCGTCGACAACGGCATCGATCTGACGCGGTTCCGCCCCGCTCTCACCCGGGGCGCAGACCCGATCCGACGCGAGCTGGGGATCCCGGATGCCGCCTCCGTCGTCGTCTACGCGGCGCGGTTCGACGACATGAAGGACCCCGAGCTGTTCTTCCGCGCCGTCGCCGCCCACGTCGAGATGGCACCTGACGCGCACTATGTCGTCTGCGGCGCGGGGATGACGCGTGACAACGCCGCGCTGCGGGCGTTGCTCGCTCGGGTCGACGGGGCCCGCGTGCACGCCCTGGGCATCCGCGACGACATGCCGGCGATCTACCGCGCGGCGGATGTGGTCGCCCTGACGAGCGCCTACGGCGAGGCCGCGCCCCTGTGCCTGCTCGAGGGCGCCGCCTCGGGTGCGGTGCCGGTCACCACCGACGTCGGCGACGCGGCACGCCTCGTCGCGGGCTTCGGCATCGTGACCGGGCGCGACCCGCGCGAGATCGCCGCGGCCTGGCAGCGCGCGTGCACTGACCGTGCCGGCTTCACCGCGGCGCTGCTCGCCGCGCGGCCGGGACTGGGCCGTGACCGGATGGTGCGTGAGTACGGCGCGGTCATCGCGGCCCAGCGACGCGCGCTGCGTCTCGCAGCCTGAGTCCGCTGCCTCCGGCCGCTGCCTCGGGGCGCTGCCTCGCCGGATCGGCGGGTCAGGGCAGGATGCCGAGGCGCCGGGCGCGTGCGACGGCGGCGTGCCGGGTCGAGGCGTCGAGCTTGGCCATCGCCGCCTGCAGGTAGGACTTCACGGTGCCCTCCTTCAGGTTCAGCGTGAGGGCGATCTCGGCGTTGGTCGAACCGAGCGCGCAACAGGCGAGCACGTCGAGCTCGCGGGGCGACAGCTGTACGTCCGTTTCGGCGCCGCCACCGGAGCCTTCGCGAGCGACGGCCGCGAGGCGCTGCTCCACCGCCGCCAGGCGCTGCCGGAGTGCGGCATCGTCGACGGTGGCCGCGATGCTGCGCAGCTCGGCGAAGCTCTCGCGCAGGTCCTCCTTCGCCGCGGGCGACAGACCCGCCGCCGCCTCGGGCGGCGGTGTGAGGGCCACGAGGCGCCGCTGGACCTCGTCACGGATGCGCAACTCCGCTCCGACGGCGTCGGCGGCGCGGAACGCGGGGCGTGCGACGAGGTCGCCGACGGGTGCTTGCGACCATGACCCGCAGTACAGCACGCCCCGGGCGCGCCCGTCGGTGACGATGGGCACCGCGAACAGCGTGGCGATGCCCTCGCCGAGGATCGCCCGGTCGTAGTCGTGCGTGATGGTGCGTGCCGTGCGGTACTCCAGCGCCAGACGCGGGCGCTTCTCGATCATCGCGGCCCCGCCGAGCCCGCGGCCGACCTTGACCACCAGGTCGTCGATCGCGTGCGAGCGGGCGCCGGCGATCGCTGTGACGCGCACCGACCCCTCGGTCTCGAGTCCGCCGAAGACGACGGGAAAGCGTGTGCTGCGGGAGAGGTCGTCGACCGCGCGAGAGACCAGCTGCGCGTCGCTGTCGGGTGCCGCCAGTGCCGTCACGCACTACCTACTTCCGGGGGTGACGGCCTCGTTGCCGCCTTTCGTAGCGTCGACCCTACCATCGCGGTCCGTCGTCGACGACGGTCGTGCGAGCAGTCGCTCACCATGAGGCAAGGAGGCCACATGACCGCATCGAACCTTCCCTCGTCCCCGCCAGGACGGGTCGATTTTGTCGCCGTCGAGGAGTCGGCGCCGTTCCGCGAGCTCAAGCGGAAGCACCGCAGTTTCGTCTGGCCGCTGACGGTGGTGTTCCTCGTCTGGTACTTCGTCTACGTGCTGCTGTCGTCGTTCGCGACGGACTTCATGGCGCAGCGCGTCTGGGGTGACGTCACGGTCGGGCTGCTGTTCGGTCTCGGGCAGTTCGTCACGACGTTCGCGATCACCATGGGCTACGTGCGGTACGCCAACCGACGCCTCGACCCGATCTCGTCTTCGATCCGCGCCGACCTCGAGCGCACGGAGGGAATCTCGTGAACGGCGTGTGGGAGGCCGTGACCGGCCTGGGCTCCGCGATCGTCGCGGCGGGGGAGACCGTCGACAACAACCCCGTCTTGAACATCTCGATCTTCGGCGCCTTCGTCGCGGTGACGCTGTTCATCGTCATCCGCGCCAGCCGCAACAACAAGACCGCCGCCGACTACTACGCCGCCGGACGCTCGTTCACCGGACCGCAGAACGGCTTCGCGATCGCGGGCGACTACCTCTCGGCGGCATCCTTCCTCGGCATCTGCGGCGCCATCGCGATCAACGGGTACGACGGGTTCCTGTACTCGATCGGGTTCCTCGTCGCGTGGCTCGTCGCCCTGCTGCTCGTCGCCGAGCTGATGCGCAACACCGGCAAGTTCACGATGGCCGACGTGCTGTCGTTCCGGCTCAAGCAGACGCCGGTGCGGATGGCCGCGGCGATCACGACCCTCGCGGTGTGCTTCTTCTACCTGTTGGCGCAGATGGCCGGTGCCGGCGGGCTCGTCTCGCTGCTGCTCGGCATCACCGAGCAGGTCGGCCAGTCGATCGTCGTCGCGGTCGTGGGCGTGCTCATGATCGTCTACGTGCTGATCGGCGGCATGAAGGGCACGACGTGGGTGCAGATCGTCAAGGCGTTCCTGCTCATCGGCGGCGCCCTGGTGATGACGGTCTGGGTGCTCGCCATCAACGGGTTCAACCTCAACACCCTGCTCGAGAGCGCCGTCGCAGCGTCGCCGAAGGGCGAGGCCATCCTCGGGCCGGGGCTGCAGTACGGCGCGAACCCGTGGGACTTCATCTCTCTCGCCCTCGCCCTGGTGCTGGGGACGGCAGGTCTGCCGCACGTACTGATGCGCTTCTATACGGTCCCCACGGCCAAGGAGGCGCGCCGTTCGGTCGTGTGGGCGATCTGGCTCATCGGCCTGTTCTACCTGCTGACGCTCGTGCTCGGCTACGGCGCGGGAGCCCTCGTCGGGCCCGAGCGCATCGCCGCGGCGCCGGGTGGGGTCAACTCGGCGGCTCCGCTGCTCGCGCTCGAGCTCGGTGGACCGCTGCTGCTGGGCTTCATCTCGGCGGTCGCCTTCGCGACGATCCTCGCGGTCGTCGCGGGCCTGACCATCACCGCAGCGGCGTCGTTCGCCCACGACATCTACGCGAACGTCGTGAAGAAGGGCGATGTGCCGCCGGACGGGGAAGTGAAGGTGGCCCGCCGCACGGTGATCGTCATCGGCATCCTGGCGATCCTCGGCGGGATCGGCGTGCAGGGACAGAACGTCGCGTTCCTGGTGGCGCTGGCCTTCGCGGTCGCGGCCTCGGCGAACCTGCCGACGATCATCTACTCGCTGTTCTGGCGCAAGTTCACCACTCGCGGCGCGGTATGGAGCATGTACGGCGGTCTCGCGGCTGCCATCATCCTCATCGTGCTGTCGCCGGTGTTCTGGGGCACCGAGACCAGTGTGTTCAAGAACGTCGGCGTGGCGATCTGGCCGCTGAACAACCCGGGCATCGTCTCGATCCCGCTCGGCTTCTTCCTCGGCTGGATCGGGTCGGTGACTTCGCGGACGAAGGAGGATCCGCTCAAGGCCGCCGAGATGGAGGTGCGCTCGCTCACCGGTCACGGCGCCGAGAAGGCCGTCGACCACTGACGGAACGCTGACGCACAGGCGGCCCCGGGCATCACTGGCCCGGGGCCGCCTCGCGTTCCGGCGCGGCCTACTCGCGCGCGGGACCCTCCCGGCTCTCGAGGTCGAGCAGGAAGCGTTTGCGCTCGGGATGCCCGCCGTACTCGCCGATCGAACCGTCACTGCGCACGACGCGATGCGCCGGGATGACGAGCGAGATGGGGGTGCGCGCGCACGCGGAGCCGACGGCGCGGTGCGCGCGCGGCGAACCCGCCGCAGCGGCGACCTCGCCGTAGGTCGCGGCTTCGCCGTACGGGATGTCGCACACGGCGCGCAGCGCAGCAGCGGCGAAGCCGCCGGGGGCGAGCCGCCAGTCGATCGGGGTGGCGAATCGCTGCAGGCGGCCGGCGAAGTAGGCATCCAGCTCGGCGGCGACGCCCCGCGCGGCGGCAGGGTCGGGCACGGGAGCGTCGCGGAGAGCGACGGCGAGATCGGCGACGGCGATCTCGGCGGGGCGATCGAGGATCTCGAGGGCGGCGAGGCCCGCATCGGTCACCACG
It contains:
- a CDS encoding zinc-dependent alcohol dehydrogenase encodes the protein MKAMTYRGPYKVRVEDKPDPRIEHPHDAIIRVTLAAICGSDLHLYHGMMPDTRIGHTFGHEFIGVVEQLGGAVTNLAVGDRVMVPFNIYCGSCYFCARGLFSNCHNVNANAVGGIYGYSHTAGGYDGGQAERVRVPFADVGPTVIPEWMSDEDALMLTDAYSTGYFGAQLGDIVEGDTVVVLGAGPVGLAAAQSAWLMGAGRVISIDHLDYRLEKARTLAHAETVNFSEHKDIVVQMKKMTDYLGADVVIDAVGAEADGNVTQHITSAKLKLQGGSPIALNWAIDGARKGGRVSVIGAYGPLFSAVKFGDALNKGLTLRMNQAPVKRQWPRLFEHIRAGYISPGDLVTHRVPLEHIAEGYHMFSSKLDDCVKTVVVPSEG
- a CDS encoding SDR family oxidoreductase — translated: MTMEPQQQNVPGTDQEMTPKPDYGESSYRGSGRLAGKRALITGGDSGIGKAVALAYAREGADVAISYLNEHEDAEEARRFVEEAGRRAVLIPGDISDPAHCREVVRRTVEELGGLDIIVSNAAYQMNRETLEEIPDEEWDFTWATNVDAYFHIVKAALPHLGPGASIIGSSSVQSDQPSPNLLPYAATKSAIASITASLAQMLGERGIRANSVAPGPIWTPLIPATLPEEAVESFGEQTPLGRVGQPAELAPAYVLLASDEASYISGARLAVTGGKPIL
- a CDS encoding SDR family NAD(P)-dependent oxidoreductase — encoded protein: MSNLSRLANLSGRTVVVVGASTGIGRGTALRAAQFGADVVVFSRRADALASLVERIEEAGGRAHAVVGDVARPGDVERLADEAEALFGKIDVWIHNAGVATIAPFWEAPIDEHVRVVETNLAGAMRGAHTALRRFIAQGSGVLVNTASVESVVPLAYQASYAATKAGVLSLTRTLQQELRLTQVPGVSVAAVLPWAVRTPFWRHAGNHAGRALRMPLMDEPEPVVDALLSAAVAPKVAQPAGWKARASLIGARLAPRLTTRLAADLTHARLRGGKTTPPSSGAVLRPLGDPATVAETPRR
- a CDS encoding iron-containing redox enzyme family protein encodes the protein MSTATETVPVGHAIGEALPFSPRGPVSAMLMRELVEPVTVGLPPDTGDIVGRALAETSDILHDDDLQLSLFLMYALSYGSLAALDATWEWEPSLLAVRARIERALEAAVRRIADVADAPAPERDAVARWLFELTAPTAGPGMSRYVAKKATLEQLREFLIHRTVYTLREADPHSWAIPRLTGRPKAALVEIQSDEYGAGDPERVHAAIFARTVRGVGLDDTYGAYIDQVPAIVIANHNVMSMFGLHRRLLGAVIGHLAAFEMTSSIPNRSYGDGFRRHGFGTDVTWYFDEHVEADAVHEQIAGRDLAGALAEDEPALMPDILFGARACLALDDLMGDHILGSWEAGHSSLRQPVTAPA
- a CDS encoding glycosyltransferase, which translates into the protein MTAPLRVLTLTEGFFAGGARILHSDVVAGLHASGSQRHSVLAIASRARREATVQPMAADPRYRSLRASGVSITSLGKTAGGVPHAPHTFSSRQLRTASRAIAAADVVLSLKEQPLGLLLALDEAMMLPDRPVVACLHRSDPEHSGEALTWLRTSAERGIVTASVSCAHATDAAYGPALAGAARHTVDNGIDLTRFRPALTRGADPIRRELGIPDAASVVVYAARFDDMKDPELFFRAVAAHVEMAPDAHYVVCGAGMTRDNAALRALLARVDGARVHALGIRDDMPAIYRAADVVALTSAYGEAAPLCLLEGAASGAVPVTTDVGDAARLVAGFGIVTGRDPREIAAAWQRACTDRAGFTAALLAARPGLGRDRMVREYGAVIAAQRRALRLAA
- a CDS encoding CDGSH iron-sulfur domain-containing protein gives rise to the protein MTERKSETTRITAYPDGPLIVRGEIDLRDDAGNPIPCTRRTVALCRCGVSAIKPFCDGTHKLVGFTAD
- a CDS encoding MBL fold metallo-hydrolase; this encodes MTDHRPRVTAVAEGVLQLERGGVNAYLIASDDGLVLVDAGLPRTWPLLEEALASIGARVADIDALLLTHGHFDHVGMCDRLVDEHHLVPRVHAGDEELVRHPYRYAHESARFPYPFRYPSALPILARMVAGGALGVKGVQAEPTIVAGETIPLAGGIRPIFTPGHTDGHCAFLLERQGILLTGDALVTLDPYTGRTGPRAVARAATARSEEALASLLVLGETNARLVLPGHGAAWDDGGIRSAVTIARSRGVD
- a CDS encoding glycosyltransferase, with amino-acid sequence MTVRQAAEYVLPLRWDDATEAVAAVELGEYLAWLASRVDVTVVDGSPPQLFAAHRRDWPAVRIMPPSVPGRNGKARGAMTGILVARHPRIVIADDDVRYDQPALDAVLDALERADVVRPQNVWTRRPWHARWDTGRTLLNRACGGDYSGTVGVRAELARPGYDTDVLFENLELERTVRARGGRVVVARGLYVGRHPASGHRFGEQRVRQAYDSFAQPQRLLVELALAPVAVTLARRHPFGLAVAAGAIVAAAEVGRRRDGGAEVFGATDALWALPWAGERAITSWIAVWWRLRGGVPYRGTKLRRAANSLRRLRKKERR
- a CDS encoding manganese catalase family protein, which gives rise to MFFHRQELQFEARPEKPDAIFARRMQEVLGGQYGEITVAMQYGFQAWNAHIPGKYRDLLYGIGAEEFGHVEMLAIMIAQLLEKAPAEQSEAAAKSDPVLGAVIGGMDVQAAIVAGAGARPVDSNGNPWQGSYVTASGNLLADFTANANAEMQGRVQVARIYHMTDDKGVRDMLSFLLARDTMHQNQWIRAAQELREEGVEDIPVPLNFPLSNEAREHSYKYINFSDGAAAAEGSWASGPTPDGKGEFTYLDGPDTSVPMPPPTQPDPRLYGTDAKPNIIDKAEGVIRDKL
- a CDS encoding helix-turn-helix transcriptional regulator → MTALAAPDSDAQLVSRAVDDLSRSTRFPVVFGGLETEGSVRVTAIAGARSHAIDDLVVKVGRGLGGAAMIEKRPRLALEYRTARTITHDYDRAILGEGIATLFAVPIVTDGRARGVLYCGSWSQAPVGDLVARPAFRAADAVGAELRIRDEVQRRLVALTPPPEAAAGLSPAAKEDLRESFAELRSIAATVDDAALRQRLAAVEQRLAAVAREGSGGGAETDVQLSPRELDVLACCALGSTNAEIALTLNLKEGTVKSYLQAAMAKLDASTRHAAVARARRLGILP